The following nucleotide sequence is from Vitis vinifera cultivar Pinot Noir 40024 chromosome 14, ASM3070453v1.
AATCCACTGGAAATTGCTTTGGCCATATTTCTGTATCTCTGTTCTGACCCAATGTTAATTGCTCCAAATTAGGGAATGCAACCTGGGAAATGGTTGgaataaaacaaatttgttatGTCAGTTATAGCTAGTATATAAATAAGATACACACATCTACAAAGAAGTGTTGTTTTATTTCTCTACTCCAAGTAAAGAACATggcaaaattaatataattttgtaTGTTGTTTACAGAAGATGCATTGGACATCCACAtccaaatttctaattttatgcTGTCATTTAGCATCTGAGAAGTATGATGATGGTGTAAGTCACTTGAATAAAAATGGATTGGAAAGGTGGTTCACAATTGTTTACTATAAGTTGGCTGGTTatagatgaaataatttttggaaaccaataaaatttacaataaaTTGCAATATTGGTTTAAACCATATATagggaggaaaaatggaaatcaAGGATGCTCTCTAAAGGAAGCTGTGGATCAAGTAGGGGCCAATAATCAGTTTTGGGTTCTACATCAACCTTTTCATGCGTCAAGTTATTTAATGTAAAATTCAAGGAAACGTGATAACGTAAAATTAGGAAACTTACATGTGGGAGCAAGAAAAGGGGCATATCAAGATTTCCCTCACCATGTCTTTGTTGGAATGTTGGAGATTCGAATGCAAATACATTGAGTTTATGACAATCATACACCATCAGTTGTTCCAACAATGGCCACTGGGAAGTATGTGCCCCCGGGTAGAAACTCTTGAGTTGAGGTAGATCCTTGAGAATGAGAGAGGTTGCTTTAGGGAATACAAATGTATTCCCTAATGAACTACAATCCACTTTCACATTTGTCCCTTCCACATCAAAAACCGCTTCTAATGAACTACAACCATCTACGGCTAGACCCTGTAACCTTTTCGGCATACAAGATGAAAAAATATTCAACAATTGTCCACAAAATTCTACGATCATGAATTCTAGTTTGGAGAAGGAATCTTGAGGAATTTGGTTAGgccatatttttttcatattatccAGTCCCGAGATCTTTAAGAAATTCAAGCTAGGAAATGCAACCTGCAGAGTTCATCCCAccattttgttatttatatattttgactaaatgaaaaaagaaaattatacatGTCTAGAACCAGCTAGAATCAGGTACCTAAAAAGAAAACACAACAAACTACATCTTAAAGAAAGGTGGAGGAAAATGTACATGCTTAAACAAGTTGAATTTCATTGTCTAAAACTATAAGAATTTGTAAggaaaaaaacccaaaacataATTTACATTCATCTAAATATTCATTAGAgtaaataattcaataaattttgtaaataaaaaaatataatttgatattctttcccaaattaaaaatataaaatttagtgaattaatttcaataatcaaacataTACTTCAATTATAAAACCATTATGCAAAGATATGTACACTGTATAGAAGTGTTCACTTAGAAAattttctagcatttttttactaataaagtATAATTAGAAATCGTTTTTATTATTCCAatacaaattttcataataattatataattaattattataaaaattttataatattaataattcaaatattttaggatatttgaatattattttttcaaattagagtAAGAAgaaatatcataattaattttataaatattttaatatatacaaaCGACATTCAACGTCCACCATTCAAACctgaataaaaacaaataaattaaacatttaattatattaaactcTATTATTAACCGTTAAGTTAAATTTaggtgaaaaaggaaaaaaaaaaaaaagagaaacaagaaCCAACTCaatctaaattttctttattttccgtcaataatttaattgataactatgttaaaaggaaaattaaaatcataagaattaAAAAGAGAAGGATTCTGAGAGATAAACTGACCCTTTCATCAAAGAGCACCGAGAAGGGGGTATCAAGGTCTGCATGGTGAAGCCTTTGGAGGGAATGATATCCAGGGGAGACGAAGCTTGTGAGGTTGGGCAAAGATACCAGTATAATATCGCTTAATTTAGGGAATATGATATTGCCTACAGGAGCAGAAGCCATGGAAGAAGGGAAATGATTTCTGGAGCTGCCACAGTTGCATATATGCCTCAACTTTGGTAGACCAATCAACGTCAGTTCTTTTAATTTAGGGAGGCGCTCTACATACCCATCATCAACATTTAGCTCTTCAAGATCAAATACGTGTTCCATCTGACCACAGTTTTCCACTCTTAGTTCTTCCAAATTCTGTAACAAACTGGGTGGGAATAGCTTCAATAGTGACATGCAATTCTTCAACTTAAGAGACCGGAGGTTGCCGCCCAAGGAAAGCAGAAGTTGGCCGTCCCTTATCTCCTGTAACATGAGAACCTCTGAGAGCGTTGAATACAACATAGATGTATTACAGATATTAACATAGAGTGAAAATAAAAGCATGATGATAATATGTTTGTCAAATTAAAAAACCAGTCTATTAATTGTATTCAGTCAATGCTCTGTTTTGATTGGTGACGTTTTATCTTTGCTGGTAAAGTCTCATCAGATGGGTTTTGGGATCAATTTAAATGAGGGGATTCTTGCTGACTCAAATCAATTAACGAGGAGCTAGTCTCCAAGTATTTGAATTGAAGTGATTAAAAAAGCATTGACTAGATAGAAAGGATTATCAAGGTTTGACATACCGGTTGGTTGAGAGGTGGTGTACTAGGACCAACAATTGTGCTTGCAGGCTTCGGAAGCACCGGGTTCTCCTCAAAGCAGAAATTACTGAGCTTGGGTAAGTCCTCTAACGTCAAGTGTCTCAATTCAGGGAACAGAGGCACATTAACAGCATCttctcttatttctttcctttcttgggAAACCATCTCAACCATACTCTCGCATCTAGTTACTTTTATTTCTTCAAGTCGGGAAAGGCATCTAGCCACAGACAACGAGAAGAGAAATTTCAAGCCATCGCAATCTTTCACTTCCACTTTTCTCAAGCAACCAAAGGACCCTGCTTGAAATTGGCCACGACATACTTCTTGCAAGTTAATCAGCTGATTGAGAGACAACGTCTCCATAACAGGAAAGGCACCATGTGATGGAGGCAGATCCATCGAGTTCACAATATATTGAATCTCTGGACTGCTTTCGACATTGAgatgctttaattttaaaaaaccctCCCCATCTAATTTAGAAAGAACATTAGTACCACTACACAATTCACACAAGTGTAGATCTTCGGTTCTCTTCAACAACTTGATGATACCATCCACCGGATGGAGGCTTGTATCAAACTTGTTGAGCTTCaatgttttatttgtttcaaaaattcCTCCCCAGCTCCAGACATCACCTACAAATATTCTATATCTCACCAAGTTATCAAAGACTATGTCTTTTGGCAGCAACTTGGCATCTCGTATTTGTATGTCCAAAGAGGTTAAATGAGACAAATCCTTCAACTCAGCAAGGCAAGCATTACTCTTTCCTTCCCCCTCCCATTGAGTAAAGCTATTTGCCATACACAAATTCTCTAATTGGGACAAGCTTGATATGACATCTGATGGAATTACTTTTAGTTTCGAAGAACCGCTCAAATCTAACAGCCTTAGATGAGTCAACAGTGCTATTTCTCTGGGCAACTGTTCCATATCAGAATCCATAAGGCTaagaatttctaatttctttagCTTTGCAATCATAACAATGTCTTCCACCTTGCATCCATCCAAACACAATGTTCGAAGATTCGTAAGGCAGTGAAGTGAAAAGGGCAGCGATGGAAGTTGCATTCGAGATAAATCTAATACTTTGAGTTGCTTCTAAAGAGTTTGATAATTGTGTGAAccatattttcattaaaaaaaaacaaatcgtATAAATAATACATTGAAGCAAAACAGAAAGCAATAACTATATCCTATATTTCAGCAATATTCAAGCTGACCTATTCTTAAGGATTACTAACAGAAAGAGATTTGGAGGACTACATTCAAAATACACTTGCAGTTGGAACTGTTAGAGTTGATATAGATCAGAAATTATGACTACTTCTATATGCCCCCTCAAGATAGGCCACGAGTAGAGAGGCCAATCTTGTCCCGTAACAGCAGAAATTGAGAAGTAGGCAGTGGCTTGGTGAGAAGATCGGCAAGCTGATCAGCAGAGGAGACATGAGCAACTCGAAGTAGACCAGACTGAACTTGATCTCTGATAAAATGATAATCAATAGCAACATGTTTCATGCGAGAGTGAAAAATAGGATTGGAACTTAATTGGGTAGCACCAACATTATCACAATAGACAACTGGAGAAGTGGTGAAGTTAATACCAAGGTCGGAAAGAAGAGAACCAACCCAACAAAGTTCAGCAGCAGTAGCAGCAACAGAACGATATTCTGCTTCTGTGGATGAGCGAGCAACAGTTTGTTGCTTCTTCGAACTCCAAGAGACAAGGTTCCGGCCAAGATAAACAAGATAAGCACTGGTGGAAGAATAATCGTCTTTATTACCAGCCCAGTCCGCATCTGAAAAGGCatgaagagaatcagagaagccATGAAGAGGGATGGAAGAATCACGATAGAGAAGGAGCCCCTTGTCTAGTGTGCCACATAAATAGCGTAAAATACGCTTAACAAGGACCCAATGCTCAGAGGTAGGTTGATGCATAAATTGGGCCATTCTATTGACTGCAAAGGAAATGTCTGGACGGGTTAAGGAAAGATATTGCAGGCTACCAACTGCTGCACGGTATGGTGTGGGGTCGGAGAGAGGGGTGCCTGAGGTTAAGGAGATGGCTGTTGAGCTAGTTGGTAAGGGGGTGAGAACAGGTTTTGCATCAGCCATATTGGTCCGTATGAGTAGGTCTTGAATGTATCTTCTTTGGGAGAGCAGAATACCAAGACGGTGAGGGACAACTTCAACTCCAAGGAAGTAAGAGAGTGGACCAAGATCTTTTAGAGAAAACCGTTGAGCCAGATAGTCAACAAACTATGAAACAAGAGTATCACTGCTGCCAGTTAggataatatcatcaacatatacaaGTAGATACACGACATGGTTGCTGCTGCGAAGAACAAAGAGAGATGTATCTGAGTGTGAGTTCTTGAATCCGGAAGTGAGCAGAAACTGACGCAACTCGTGATACCAAGCTCGGGGAGCTTGTTTGAGGCCATAGATAGCTTTATGAAGTTTACAAACATATGAGGGATGATCAGAGTCAACAAAACCTGGTGGTTGAGCCATAAATACATTTTCAGAGAGCCTGCCTTGAAGAAACGCATTATTGACATCCAATTGGCGAAGAGACCAACCATTACTTACTGCTATACTAAGCACAAGTCTCACTGTGGTAGGCTTGACAACTGGACTGAAAGTTTCATGGTAGTCCACACCCGGTCTTTGATGAAAGCCCTTGGCTACAAGGCGAGCTTTGTACCTGTCAATGGAACCATCAGAGTTTCTTTTAATGCGGAAAATCCATTTGCAACCAACCAGATTAGTAATGTCTTCAGGTGGAACTAGTTCCCAAGTTCCATTGCGAACAAGTGCATCATACTCTTCGGACATAGCTTGACGCCAATTTTGATCTTTAAGAGCTTGGGAGATAGATGTAGGAGTAGTGGTTTGGAATGTTGGTTTGTGGGTGTGAAGGTTGAGTTTCTGAATTGGTTTGGTGATGTTATTCTTGGCTCGGGTAGTCATGCGGTGTTGAGTGGGAGGTGGGACTGGGATTGGTGGTTCGGTGGTTGTAAGGGAAGGTTGAGGAGATGGTTGGGGGGCAGAGGAAGCCTGATGTGGGAACGGGGCAGCTGGTGGTGAAGTAGTCTCGAACAGAGGCAGTCCTTGAGAGCTAGCTGCAGATGGAGTGATGGCTTCCTGCTGGGATGATGGGGGAGTAGAGACAGAAAGGATAGGAGGAATCCAAGTAGATATAGTAGTGGAATTGGGACGTGGAAGAGTGGTGTGTAGGGAGGTGTATGGAAAGACTGATTCAACAAATTGCACATGGCGAGAAACATACAGTTTTGAGGTGGAGGGGTCGAGGCAGAGATAAGCACTCTGAGATAAAGAGTACCCAAGGAACACACATGGTTTGGAGCGTGGAGTAAGTTTGTGGGTAGTATATGGGCGAAGCCAAGGATAACACAAACAACCGAAAACTTTGAGTCTAGAGTAGTTGGGacttttgtgaaaaattaattcaaaggGGGAGGACAGATTGAGAGTGGTGGTTGGAAGTCTGTTAATGAGGTAAACAGCAGTAGCAAAGGCATGAGGCCAGAAGGTGTTTGGAAGTGAAGCATGAGAGAGTAAGGTGAGACCAGTTTCAACGATATGGCGATGTCGTCTTTCAGAGTAGCCATTGTGTTCAGGGGTATGTGGTGGAGTGGTGAAGTGGGAAATGCCGTGGAGAGAGAGATAATCTTTGAGGACCATATATTCGCCTCCATTATCAGAGTAGAGAGTgataattttttgagaaaaataattttccacaaTGGTCTTGTACCGTTTGAAAACTTCCTGAacttcagatttttgttttaggGGGTAGAACCAAATGTATTTTgtgaagtgatcaacaaaaataacataGTATTTGAAACCATCTTGTGATAAAATGGGAGAAGTCCATACAtcagaaaaaattatttcaagagGATTTGTGGAGTGAAGAGATGAAATGGAGAAAGGAAGCTTATGACTTTTATTGCTAAGACAAGCATTACAAGAGAAGTCTTTTGGTAAAGGTGCAGAAAAATCTAACTGATAACTAGACATAATgtgttttaaaatgggaaaagcTGGATGACCTAAGCGATGATGCCAATTTGATGATGTGGTTTTGACATGAGAGAAGGCTAGAATTGGAGAAGAGGCAAGTTGTGCAGCTGGCCACTCATACACTCCATCCTTAGTGTTGCCCGTCAAGAGTATTGCCCCCGTACGAAGATCCTTCACATGAAAACAAGAGGGTAAAAATTCAACAGAAGCATGATTAGAGTTGCAAAATTGAGAGATAGAAATTAAGTTCTTTTTCATGGATGGTACATAGAGAACATCATTCAAGGTAAATGTGGTGGTTGATGATGGAAGAGAAGCAGAACCAGTGTGAGAGATGAGTAAACCTGTACCATCACCAATCATAACATCATCGGATCCAGTGTATGGTGCATGAAGAGACAAGTTGTTTAAGTCGGTAGTGACATGATGAGAGGCGCCACTGTCCAGCAGCCATGATGGATTATTAGTGGTGGTATTTGCAGCATAGTGAGCCCGTGGCTGCCAAGGTGTGGCAAAGTTTGCTGGTGGTGTAGCACTTGTAGTGGAAGATTGGACTGGTACAAGTTGGAAAGATGGGCATCTCTTGGCAGTGTGACCTTGAATGCCACAGATTTGGCAGAACCCCTGGTATGGACGGGGTGGAGGGCGGTTGGTGCGAGATGGAGTTCCTGAGTGGGTGGCCATAGGAGGACGGGTAGGGAAGGTTGCAGATGGACGCCAGCCTGTGTTACCCGGAGAGTTTGAGTGGTTGGGACGCCAGTTGGTGTTGGTCTTGTGTGGCCGCCAATTGGTGTTCATGGGATTGTTCCTATTTGTGGGATTAGCAGTAATAGGAAGATTTACCTCAGATTTGGTGTTGGCTAAGAGAGAGGCTTCAAAGGATAAGAGTTTCTCATGAAGTTCATCAAATGATATAGAAGTGTCACGGGCTTGAACAGCACGGACAAGTTCTTTGTACTCATCACCTAGTCCATCCAAGATCTTCTCGGTAAGATCTTCTTCCTCCATTGGGGCGCCTAAGATGGCAAGTTCATCTGTGCGTGCTCTGACAGAGTGGAGAAAATCAGTTACTGTCATAGTGCCTTTGCTGGGATTTTTGAGAAGATTTTTGACTTGTTTGATGCGACCACGAGATGGTTTGGCATAGGTATTTGCTAGAATAGTCCATGCTTCGCGGGAGGTATTGGCACGAGCAATGAATGAGATGATTGTGGGTGAGAGAGAGCCAATGAGAGCATTCAAAATCAGTTGATCTTGGCGGATCCAGAGGGTGTAGGCAGGATTTAGTGTGTCAACATTGTTTGTGGTTAGAGTTTTGGGTGGACAAGGTTTGGATCCATCAATGTATCCAAGAAGATCATAGCCAATGAAGAGTGTTTCAAATTGGATTTTCCATGAGAGATAGTTGGAGGAGGTAAGTTTGAGAGGAGCTTGTGCAGCTGTGTTGATTGTGAGGAGTTGAGATTCATTGGTGGTGGGTAGAATTGGTGTACCGTTTGGAGTAGTCATGACGGTATGGGAAGTgggaaaaatgagaaaagaaaaattagcagTGAAGGAGAagctgctctgataccataaagaGTTTGATAATTGTGTGAAccatattttcattaaaaaaaaacaaatcgtATAAATAATACATTGAAGCAAAACAGAAAGCAATAACTATATCCTATATTTCAGCAATATTCAAGCTGACCTATTCTTAAGGATTACTAACAGAAAGAGATTTGGAGGACTACATTCAAAATACACTTGCAGTTGGAACTGTTAGAGTTGATATAGATCAGAAATTATGACTACTTCTATAGCTTCATCtcttcaaaaaaattgtttgggaTTTGCACTGTCGAATTGGTGTTTACATCATAACATCCAAAAAGTTCAAGTTTTGGACATACCAGCCCTTCTGGAAGTTCACGAATATCACAGTCATGCAGACTTACCCAGGTGACCTTCTGGAGTTCATCTATCCTTGGCCATCCTTCCACTCTAACAGTAGTATTCTGGAGTGTAAACATATGATGTTGATCGGATGCAATTTTTCTGGCAGTACTCCGAACAAGATCATGCATTCTAACAACTGCATTATGGCCAGTTTctagtaaaaaatttgaggatTTGAGGTTGCCAACCAATGTATCTATTCTATTTTTCGCCTCTTCCAATGTATTAGTTCCTTGAAATAATCGCAGACCCACACCATATTTCAACAAGTCCCATATATGAATAtcattttgagaaattaaaccACAAAGCAAGAAAAATGACTTCACCTCAACTCCCTTCAAGTGTTCGTAGCTCAACTTCAGACTTGAGTATACATTTGTTGTCAGTCCTGTTACGTTAGTCGAGGTTTGCGATTTCAGTTGTAGCCGGGCATCCTCCCAAATGGACACACTCTTCTCGCCTTTCAATGCCGTTGCCAGAGTTACTATTGCAAGTGGCAAACCCGCGCATTCTTTTGCTACATCAACAGCTATAGGTTGCAACTCTGGATTTTCAATGGAACCAGCTGTGTTCTTAAATAAAATCCATGTTTCATCTTCTTGCAAAGGTTGAACTCGAAAATCCTTTTGAGTATCCATCTCATTGGACAAGATGTGTTCATTTCTAGAAGTTAGCACTAATTTGCATCCTTTGTGGTGATCTGGAGAAGGAATTCCTATTTTCTCCAAGTCAAGTTTCGCCCAAATATCATCCAAGATGATGAGGATGGTCTTAATCTCGTTCATCCTCTGATATAGTCGAGCTGCTCTTCCCTGTTCACTCTCCTCCTCAAATTTCATACCTAGAAGGTCTGCAAGTTccccttgaattttttttaagtctgGAGTCTCTAACACAGCTGCCGTGACCACCTTTTCGAATAACTTCTCTTGAGCAGCTTGTTCAGCCACTTGTTTCACCAGCGTGGTCTTCCCGACACCGCCCAACCCCCATACCCCGATCTTGTTGATCTTGGCATCCCTTAAGGCCTCCATGACTTCATTCAAAGTCAACATTCTTGATTCTAAAGCTTCGGAAGGTCTGCACCTTATCCCTTGCAGAGGGGCACGATATGCTACCTTCTCAAATTGGCCATCTCCAAGGATTTGAACAGAAACCCCTGCCTTCTTCCTTGCTTCCCTGCTTAGCTGGTACCGGGACTTCAAATTAGGACACAACCCATTGAAACAACTCTTCCGCGCCTCCTTCTCATCTTCAAGAAATTTGCAAGCATTTTGTATGAACCCATCAGCACGTTTCATCCACTTGCAAACATCATCTTCGATTATATGTCCATTCCCAATAGCTTCATCCACAGAGTGCTGCAGCCTAGCCCTGGCATCCCTCAGCTTCTCAACCTGTTGAGAGAGGTCCTCAATGTTGGCACGGTAGTTAAACAGATAACCCAGCTGACGTACAGCTGGATCAACCAGGTACTCTGAAACTTTTGCTGCAACCGAAAGAAcaatttctaccattttctactCGCAactcctttcttctcttttggaACACAGATCAGATCGATGACAGAAAACCAAAAGAACAGAAGCAGTAAACTAACAACAGGCTGATAGCTACAGGAATCAGAATTGCAAAACCAGAAATCAAGGAAATTGAAAGGTTTAGCAAGCAAAGGAGCAGAGCGACATAGACATATGAgcaaaatgagaaagaaaatgagcAGAGGAGATCAGAATGAGTATGAGGGTGGGGAGAGTTGCAAACGATCTGACAAAGGGCTATGGAGGGGAATAGAGAGAAAAAGCATATGGCTGCTATTGGATTCAACTTGAAGAACAGAAGCAGAGATGTTAAGGCTGATGATGTGAGAAAGGAAACAAGGAAATGAAAGATTTCAGCAATGAAATGTGAAGAGAGCTCTCACcagcaaaataaaaatgaaaatccctGGAGGATGAAAATGTAGAGTCAGGAGACAATGCTCAAACAAGGCCTCtcaattattcaaaattgaaaCTGAAACCCAAGCCAGGTCAATAATCGTGTCTTCAAACCTGCCATTAATTACTGATTAGagtaaaaatagaaatcaaaattgaaaaatataaattaaacatttttaagttgaaaaataatataaaaccaaaaggtaaaaattataaaatataaaaaaaaaatatatgttctCATTACATgaaaagtataaaagaaaattctataTAAGAaagattatataaatatttatacatttttaatcttttcatagtttatttaaaaagaagTGAGGCAAAACACAGTGAGATAAGGTCAAAATTGTTGTCTACCATTTTTcctcttctaccatttttttttatattgttgtctttttctcataatttattttaatatttcaagaTCCATAATTAGTCAAAATTGTATTATTTAGTCTATCATCTAAGTATgggaaaaaatcaaataaaataaaaattaattaaaaattaaacattttcaaatttttattatttataaattaaataagaaagaaaaataaatctttaaataaatataacaaaacCTTAATAGATAAATgctcaataaattaataatcttatttaaatagtaaatttttttatccaattggattagtttattaaataaataaactgttAAATAGATaagttaatgaattttttaaaaattcttaagtGACAGTGTATAGGAAATCATGAAGACACCGTTTTATACttgtcaaattttattaaattttttgaagtttattaatttttaggttattttttgttgatgaaaaatttaaaggaaaaaaataaagagtaaaaataaaaagaaataaaaaataaaaaattattaataaattatttgtatatattaatcCACATCTATCTAACtgaaatttagttttttatataaaaattaaataattttaaaatatatgagttttaaataaattttaattatatttaattttatattgcatttttatagtaaaattaaatatggaaatagtattttttttattagttttttaaaaccgTATTAGTTTATGAATattgagggagggagggagTCCTATCCGATAGGCATTGTTGGAGAGAAAATGACATCATCCTGACATCATATATTATTGGAGAGAAACAATGCATATCACTAAATTTTGACTTAGAAACCGGAGTTTTAGGGCTAAATAGcccttttatgtaaaaaaaaatataagttttagcCCCTTGACATAACTTATGTTTAAACTAGCCCCTTACCACGTAGAAGTcatgtcataatttttttttcttcagaatttaattaaaaatattaaattgtacattattattgaaattaaaaatatattttttaataataataaatt
It contains:
- the LOC104878592 gene encoding putative disease resistance protein At3g14460, whose amino-acid sequence is MQLPSLPFSLHCLTNLRTLCLDGCKVEDIVMIAKLKKLEILSLMDSDMEQLPREIALLTHLRLLDLSGSSKLKVIPSDVISSLSQLENLCMANSFTQWEGEGKSNACLAELKDLSHLTSLDIQIRDAKLLPKDIVFDNLVRYRIFVGDVWSWGGIFETNKTLKLNKFDTSLHPVDGIIKLLKRTEDLHLCELCSGTNVLSKLDGEGFLKLKHLNVESSPEIQYIVNSMDLPPSHGAFPVMETLSLNQLINLQEVCRGQFQAGSFGCLRKVEVKDCDGLKFLFSLSVARCLSRLEEIKVTRCESMVEMVSQERKEIREDAVNVPLFPELRHLTLEDLPKLSNFCFEENPVLPKPASTIVGPSTPPLNQPEIRDGQLLLSLGGNLRSLKLKNCMSLLKLFPPSLLQNLEELRVENCGQMEHVFDLEELNVDDGYVERLPKLKELTLIGLPKLRHICNCGSSRNHFPSSMASAPVGNIIFPKLSDIILVSLPNLTSFVSPGYHSLQRLHHADLDTPFSVLFDERVAFPSLNFLKISGLDNMKKIWPNQIPQDSFSKLEFMIVEFCGQLLNIFSSCMPKRLQGLAVDGCSSLEAVFDVEGTNVKVDCSSLGNTFVFPKATSLILKDLPQLKSFYPGAHTSQWPLLEQLMVYDCHKLNVFAFESPTFQQRHGEGNLDMPLFLLPHVAFPNLEQLTLGQNRDTEIWPKQFPVDSFPRLRVLYVYRNKDILVVIPSFMLQILHNLEVLHVGRCSSVKEVFQLEGLDEENQAKRLGRLREIRLRDLPGLMHLWKENFKPGLDLQSLESLVVWNCVSLINLVPSSVSFQNLATLDVQSCGSLRSLISPSVAKSLVKLKTLKIGGSDMMEEVVAHEGGEATDEITFYNLQYMELLYLPNLTSFSSGGYILSFPSLEQMLVKECLKMKIFSPSLVTTPRLERIKVGDDEGHWQDDLNTTIHNLFINAHGNVEAEIVELGAGSAL